A genomic window from Quercus lobata isolate SW786 chromosome 10, ValleyOak3.0 Primary Assembly, whole genome shotgun sequence includes:
- the LOC115965749 gene encoding anthocyanidin 3-O-glucoside 2''-O-glucosyltransferase-like, producing MSDKTFHVVMYPWFAMGHLIPFLQISNNLAERGHRISFFLPTKAQAKLEPLNLHKDLISFIPISVPHVDGLPPGAETTADVPLPMHPLLMTAMDLTAPFIEASLRDLKPHFVFYDFTHWLPALARRLGIKSVLHCIISPATVGFLLSPERQNEKPLTAAGYKEPPPSFPPSSIKLTPFENRHLTFGGVKQYGRGITFMERQLMSFNESDAISFKSCTEMEGPYCDYVAEQFKKPVILAGPTVPKPPTIALEEKWAKWLDSFKAKTVIFCAFGTECILKEDQFQELVFGFELTGLPFLAALKKPMQAETIDSALPEGFEERVKGRGVVHGDWVQQQLILRHPSVGCFVTHCGSGSLSEAMVTECQLVLLPHAGDQIINARLMSEDLKVGVEVEKGEEDGLFTREGVCKAVKAVMDDDSEVGKEVRANHAKWREFLSSKGLENSYIDNFVQKLHYLLK from the coding sequence ATGAGTGACAAAACCTTTCACGTAGTTATGTACCCATGGTTTGCCATGGGCCATCTAATTCCATTCCTCCAAATCTCCAACAATCTTGCTGAGAGAGGCCACAGAATCTCTTTTTTCCTGCCAACCAAAGCTCAAGCTAAGCTAGAACCTCTCAATCTTCACAAAGACCTCATTTCTTTCATCCCAATCAGTGTTCCACATGTAGATGGCCTCCCTCCTGGTGCTGAAACAACCGCTGATGTTCCTCTCCCAATGCATCCCCTCCTCATGACTGCTATGGACCTTACTGCACCCTTCATTGAAGCTTCTCTTCGTGACCTCAAACCCCATTTTGTATTCTATGATTTCACTCACTGGTTACCAGCACTGGCACGCCGGCTAGGCATTAAGTCGGTACTTCATTGCATCATTAGCCCGGCAACTGTAGGGTTTTTGCTGAGTCCAGAAAGACAAAATGAAAAACCCCTAACAGCTGCTGGTTATAAGGAACCTCCACCAAGTTTCCCACCTTCATCGATCAAGTTAACTCCTTTTGAAAATCGACATCTAACCTTTGGAGGGGTGAAACAATATGGCCGAGGCATAACATTCATGGAACGCCAATTGATGTCTTTCAATGAATCTGATGCGATTAGTTTCAAAAGTTGCACGGAGATGGAAGGGCCTTATTGTGACTATGTTGCAGAACAATTCAAAAAACCCGTTATTCTTGCAGGGCCAACAGTGCCTAAGCCACCAACTATAGCATTAGAAGAGAAATGGGCAAAGTGGTTGGATAGCTTCAAGGCCAAAACTGTGATATTCTGTGCATTTGGAACTGAATGCATTTTAAAGGAAGATCAGTTTCAAGAACTGGTTTTTGGTTTTGAGCTAACAGGCTTGCCTTTTTTGGCTGCGCTTAAAAAACCAATGCAGGCTGAAACAATTGACTCTGCATTGCCAGAAGGGTTTGAAGAGAGAGTAAAAGGAAGAGGGGTTGTTCATGGGGATTGGGTTCAGCAGCAATTAATACTGAGGCATCCTTCTGTAGGGTGCTTTGTGACACATTGTGGGTCTGGTTCTTTATCAGAGGCCATGGTGACTGAGTGCCAATTGGTGCTGCTACCACACGCTGGGGATCAAATTATCAATGCAAGGCTGATGAGTGAAGATCTAAAAGTGGGAGTTGAAGTTGAGAAAGGTGAGGAAGATGGGCTGTTTACTAGGGAAGGTGTGTGCAAGGCAGTGAAAGCTGTAATGGATGATGATAGTGAAGTGGGGAAAGAGGTGAGAGCCAACCATGCTAAATGGAGAGAGTTCTTGTCCAGCAAAGGTCTTGAAAACTCCTACATAGATAACTTTGTTCAAAAGCTGCACTATCTGCTCAAATGA